A single window of Callithrix jacchus isolate 240 chromosome 6, calJac240_pri, whole genome shotgun sequence DNA harbors:
- the ATG9A gene encoding autophagy-related protein 9A isoform X2, whose product MLIGEIFELMQFLFVVAFTTFLVSCVDYDILFANKMVNHSLHPTEPVKVTLPDAFLPAQVCSARIQENGSLITILVIAGVFWIHRLIKFIYNICCYWEIHSFYLHALRIPMSALPYCTWQEVQARIVQTQKEHQICIHKRELTELDIYHRILRFQNYMVALVNKSLLPLRFRLPGLGEVVFFTRGLKYNFELILFWGPGSLFLNEWSLKAEYKRGGQRLELAQRLSNRILWIGIANFLLCPLILIWQILYAFFSYAEVLKREPGALGARCWSLYGRCYLRHFNELEHELQSRLNRGYKPASKYMNCFLSPLLTLLAKNGAFFAGSILAVLIALTIYDEDVLAVEHVLTTVTLLGVTVTVCRSFIPDQHMVFCPEQLLRVILAHIHYMPDHWQGNAHRSQTRDEFAQLFQYKAVFILEELLSPIVTPLILIFCLRPRALEIIDFFRNFTVEVVGVGDTCSFAQMDVRQHGHPQWLSAGQTEASVYQQAEDGKTELSLMHFAITNPGWQPPRESTAFLGFLKEQVQRDGAAASLAQGGLLPENALFTSIQSLQSESEPLSLIANVVAGSSCRGPPLPRDLQGSRHRAEVASALRSFSPLQSGQVPTGRAPSTMTGSGVDARTASSGSSVWEGQLQSLVLSEYASTEMSLHALYMHQLHKQQAQAEPERHVWHRRESDESGESAPEEGGEGARAPQSIPRSASYPCAAPRPGAPETTALHGGFHRRYGGITDPGTVPRAPSHFSRLPLGGWAEDGQSASRHPEPVPEEGSEDELPPQVHKV is encoded by the exons ATGCTCATCGGGGAGATCTTTGAGCTCAT GCAGTTCCTGTTTGTGGTTGCCTTCACTACCTTCCTGGTCAGCTGCGTGGACTATGACATCCTATTTGCCAACAAGATGGTGAACCACAGTCTTCACCCTACCGAACCCGTCAAGGTCACTCTGCCAGACGCCTTTTTGCCTGCTCAAGTCTGTAGTGCCAG GATTCAGGAAAATGGCTCCCTTATCACCATCCTGGTCATTGCCGGTGTCTTCTGGATCCACCGGCTTATCAAGTTTATCTATAACATTTGCTGCTACTGGGAGATCCACTCCTTCTACCTGCATGCTCTGCGCATCCCTATG TCTGCCCTTCCATATTGCACGTGGCAGGAAGTACAGGCCCGGATCGTGCAGACTCAGAAGGAGCACCAGATCTGCATCCACAAACGTGAGCTGACAGAGCTAGACATCTACCACCGCATCCTCCGTTTCCAGAACTACATGGTGGCACTGGTTAACAAATCCCTCCTGCCTCTGCGCTTCCGCCTGCCTGGCCTTGGGGAGGTCGTCTTCTTCACCCGTGGCCTCAAGTACAACTTTGAGCTGATCCTCTTCTGGGGACCTGGCTCTCTATTTCTCAATGAATGGAGCCTCAAGGCCGAGTACAAACGTGGGGGGCAACGGCTAGAGCTGGCCCAGCGCCTCAGCAACCGCATCTTGTGGATTGGCATTGCCAACTTCCTGCTATGCCCCCTCATCCTCATATGGCAAATCCTCTATGCCTTCTTCAGCTACGCTGAGGTGCTGAAGCGGGAGCCGGGGGCCCTGGGAGCACGTTGCTGGTCACTCTATGGCCGCTGCTACCTCCGCCACTTCAACGAGCTGGAGCATGAGCTGCAGTCCCGCCTGAACCGCGGCTACAAACCTGCCTCCAAGTACATGAATTGCTTCTTGTCACCTCTTTTGACACTGCTGGCCAAGAATGGAGCCTTCTTCGCTGGCTCCATCCTGGCTGTGCTTATTGCCCTCACCATTTATGACGAAGATGTGTTGGCTGTGGAACACGTCCTGACCACCGTCACACTCCTGGGGGTCACCGTGACCGTGTGCAG GTCCTTTATCCCGGACCAGCACATGGTGTTCTGCCCTGAGCAGCTGCTCCGCGTGATCCTCGCTCATATCCACTACATGCCTGACCACTGGCAGGGTAATGCCCACCGCTCGCAGACCCGGGACGAGTTTGCCCAGCTCTTCCAGTACAAGGCA GTGTTCATTTTGGAAGAGTTGCTGAGCCCCATTGTCACACCCCTCATCCTCATCTTCTGCCTGCGCCCCCGGGCCCTGGAGATTATAGACTTCTTCCGAAACTTCACCGTGGAGGTCGTTGGTGTTGGAGATACCTGCTCCTTTGCTCAGATGGATGTTCGCCAGCATGGTCATCCCCAG TGGCTGTCTGCTGGGCAGACAGAGGCCTCCGTGTACCAGCAAGCCGAGGATGGAAAGACAGAGTTGTCACTCATGCACTTTGCCATCACCAACCCTGGCTGGCAGCCACCACGTGAGAGCACAGCTTTCCTAGGCTTCCTCAAGGAGCAGGTTCAGCGGGATGGAGCAGCTGCTAGTCTCGCCCAAGGGGGTCTGCTCCCTGAAAATGCCCTCTTTACGTCTATCCAGTCCTTACAATCTGAGTCTGAG CCACTGAGCCTTATCGCAAATGTGGTAGCTGGCTCATCCTGCCGGGGCCCTCCACTGCCCAGAGACCTGCAGGGCTCCAGGCACAGGGCTGAAGTTGCCTCTGCCCTGCGCTCCTTCTCCCCTCTGCAGTCCGGGCAGGTGCCCACAGGCCGGGCTCCCAGCACCATGACAGGCTCTGG GGTAGATGCCAGGACGGCCAGCTCCGGGAGCAGTGTGTGGGAAGGACAGCTGCAGAGCCTGGTGCTGTCGGAATACGCATCCACAGAGATGAGCCTGCATGCCCTGTATATGCACCAG CTCCACAAGCAGCAAGCCCAGGCTGAACCTGAGCGGCATGTGTGGCACCGCCGGGAAAGTGATGAGAGTGGAGAGAGCGCCCCTGAAGAGGGGGGAGAAGGCGCCCGGGCCCCCCAATCTATCCCTCGCTCTGCCAGCTATCCCTGTGCAGCACCCCGGCCTGGAGCTCCCGAGACCACCGCCCTACACGGGGGCTTCCACAGGCGC
- the ATG9A gene encoding autophagy-related protein 9A isoform X3 — protein MVNHSLHPTEPVKVTLPDAFLPAQVCSARIQENGSLITILVIAGVFWIHRLIKFIYNICCYWEIHSFYLHALRIPMSALPYCTWQEVQARIVQTQKEHQICIHKRELTELDIYHRILRFQNYMVALVNKSLLPLRFRLPGLGEVVFFTRGLKYNFELILFWGPGSLFLNEWSLKAEYKRGGQRLELAQRLSNRILWIGIANFLLCPLILIWQILYAFFSYAEVLKREPGALGARCWSLYGRCYLRHFNELEHELQSRLNRGYKPASKYMNCFLSPLLTLLAKNGAFFAGSILAVLIALTIYDEDVLAVEHVLTTVTLLGVTVTVCRSFIPDQHMVFCPEQLLRVILAHIHYMPDHWQGNAHRSQTRDEFAQLFQYKAVFILEELLSPIVTPLILIFCLRPRALEIIDFFRNFTVEVVGVGDTCSFAQMDVRQHGHPQWLSAGQTEASVYQQAEDGKTELSLMHFAITNPGWQPPRESTAFLGFLKEQVQRDGAAASLAQGGLLPENALFTSIQSLQSESEPLSLIANVVAGSSCRGPPLPRDLQGSRHRAEVASALRSFSPLQSGQVPTGRAPSTMTGSGVDARTASSGSSVWEGQLQSLVLSEYASTEMSLHALYMHQLHKQQAQAEPERHVWHRRESDESGESAPEEGGEGARAPQSIPRSASYPCAAPRPGAPETTALHGGFHRRYGGITDPGTVPRAPSHFSRLPLGGWAEDGQSASRHPEPVPEEGSEDELPPQVHKV, from the exons ATGGTGAACCACAGTCTTCACCCTACCGAACCCGTCAAGGTCACTCTGCCAGACGCCTTTTTGCCTGCTCAAGTCTGTAGTGCCAG GATTCAGGAAAATGGCTCCCTTATCACCATCCTGGTCATTGCCGGTGTCTTCTGGATCCACCGGCTTATCAAGTTTATCTATAACATTTGCTGCTACTGGGAGATCCACTCCTTCTACCTGCATGCTCTGCGCATCCCTATG TCTGCCCTTCCATATTGCACGTGGCAGGAAGTACAGGCCCGGATCGTGCAGACTCAGAAGGAGCACCAGATCTGCATCCACAAACGTGAGCTGACAGAGCTAGACATCTACCACCGCATCCTCCGTTTCCAGAACTACATGGTGGCACTGGTTAACAAATCCCTCCTGCCTCTGCGCTTCCGCCTGCCTGGCCTTGGGGAGGTCGTCTTCTTCACCCGTGGCCTCAAGTACAACTTTGAGCTGATCCTCTTCTGGGGACCTGGCTCTCTATTTCTCAATGAATGGAGCCTCAAGGCCGAGTACAAACGTGGGGGGCAACGGCTAGAGCTGGCCCAGCGCCTCAGCAACCGCATCTTGTGGATTGGCATTGCCAACTTCCTGCTATGCCCCCTCATCCTCATATGGCAAATCCTCTATGCCTTCTTCAGCTACGCTGAGGTGCTGAAGCGGGAGCCGGGGGCCCTGGGAGCACGTTGCTGGTCACTCTATGGCCGCTGCTACCTCCGCCACTTCAACGAGCTGGAGCATGAGCTGCAGTCCCGCCTGAACCGCGGCTACAAACCTGCCTCCAAGTACATGAATTGCTTCTTGTCACCTCTTTTGACACTGCTGGCCAAGAATGGAGCCTTCTTCGCTGGCTCCATCCTGGCTGTGCTTATTGCCCTCACCATTTATGACGAAGATGTGTTGGCTGTGGAACACGTCCTGACCACCGTCACACTCCTGGGGGTCACCGTGACCGTGTGCAG GTCCTTTATCCCGGACCAGCACATGGTGTTCTGCCCTGAGCAGCTGCTCCGCGTGATCCTCGCTCATATCCACTACATGCCTGACCACTGGCAGGGTAATGCCCACCGCTCGCAGACCCGGGACGAGTTTGCCCAGCTCTTCCAGTACAAGGCA GTGTTCATTTTGGAAGAGTTGCTGAGCCCCATTGTCACACCCCTCATCCTCATCTTCTGCCTGCGCCCCCGGGCCCTGGAGATTATAGACTTCTTCCGAAACTTCACCGTGGAGGTCGTTGGTGTTGGAGATACCTGCTCCTTTGCTCAGATGGATGTTCGCCAGCATGGTCATCCCCAG TGGCTGTCTGCTGGGCAGACAGAGGCCTCCGTGTACCAGCAAGCCGAGGATGGAAAGACAGAGTTGTCACTCATGCACTTTGCCATCACCAACCCTGGCTGGCAGCCACCACGTGAGAGCACAGCTTTCCTAGGCTTCCTCAAGGAGCAGGTTCAGCGGGATGGAGCAGCTGCTAGTCTCGCCCAAGGGGGTCTGCTCCCTGAAAATGCCCTCTTTACGTCTATCCAGTCCTTACAATCTGAGTCTGAG CCACTGAGCCTTATCGCAAATGTGGTAGCTGGCTCATCCTGCCGGGGCCCTCCACTGCCCAGAGACCTGCAGGGCTCCAGGCACAGGGCTGAAGTTGCCTCTGCCCTGCGCTCCTTCTCCCCTCTGCAGTCCGGGCAGGTGCCCACAGGCCGGGCTCCCAGCACCATGACAGGCTCTGG GGTAGATGCCAGGACGGCCAGCTCCGGGAGCAGTGTGTGGGAAGGACAGCTGCAGAGCCTGGTGCTGTCGGAATACGCATCCACAGAGATGAGCCTGCATGCCCTGTATATGCACCAG CTCCACAAGCAGCAAGCCCAGGCTGAACCTGAGCGGCATGTGTGGCACCGCCGGGAAAGTGATGAGAGTGGAGAGAGCGCCCCTGAAGAGGGGGGAGAAGGCGCCCGGGCCCCCCAATCTATCCCTCGCTCTGCCAGCTATCCCTGTGCAGCACCCCGGCCTGGAGCTCCCGAGACCACCGCCCTACACGGGGGCTTCCACAGGCGC
- the ATG9A gene encoding autophagy-related protein 9A isoform X1 yields the protein MAQFDTEYQRLEASYSDSPPGEEDLLVHVAEGSKSPWHHIENLDLFFSRVYNLHQKNGFTCMLIGEIFELMQFLFVVAFTTFLVSCVDYDILFANKMVNHSLHPTEPVKVTLPDAFLPAQVCSARIQENGSLITILVIAGVFWIHRLIKFIYNICCYWEIHSFYLHALRIPMSALPYCTWQEVQARIVQTQKEHQICIHKRELTELDIYHRILRFQNYMVALVNKSLLPLRFRLPGLGEVVFFTRGLKYNFELILFWGPGSLFLNEWSLKAEYKRGGQRLELAQRLSNRILWIGIANFLLCPLILIWQILYAFFSYAEVLKREPGALGARCWSLYGRCYLRHFNELEHELQSRLNRGYKPASKYMNCFLSPLLTLLAKNGAFFAGSILAVLIALTIYDEDVLAVEHVLTTVTLLGVTVTVCRSFIPDQHMVFCPEQLLRVILAHIHYMPDHWQGNAHRSQTRDEFAQLFQYKAVFILEELLSPIVTPLILIFCLRPRALEIIDFFRNFTVEVVGVGDTCSFAQMDVRQHGHPQWLSAGQTEASVYQQAEDGKTELSLMHFAITNPGWQPPRESTAFLGFLKEQVQRDGAAASLAQGGLLPENALFTSIQSLQSESEPLSLIANVVAGSSCRGPPLPRDLQGSRHRAEVASALRSFSPLQSGQVPTGRAPSTMTGSGVDARTASSGSSVWEGQLQSLVLSEYASTEMSLHALYMHQLHKQQAQAEPERHVWHRRESDESGESAPEEGGEGARAPQSIPRSASYPCAAPRPGAPETTALHGGFHRRYGGITDPGTVPRAPSHFSRLPLGGWAEDGQSASRHPEPVPEEGSEDELPPQVHKV from the exons atggcgcAGTTTGATACTGAATACCAGCGCCTAGAGGCCTCCTACAGTGATTCACCCCCAGGGGAGGAGGACCTCTTGGTCCACGTCGCTGAAGGGAGCAAGT CACCTTGGCACCATATCGAAAACCTTGACCTATTCTTCTCTCGA GTTTATAATCTACACCAGAAGAATGGCTTCACTTGTATGCTCATCGGGGAGATCTTTGAGCTCAT GCAGTTCCTGTTTGTGGTTGCCTTCACTACCTTCCTGGTCAGCTGCGTGGACTATGACATCCTATTTGCCAACAAGATGGTGAACCACAGTCTTCACCCTACCGAACCCGTCAAGGTCACTCTGCCAGACGCCTTTTTGCCTGCTCAAGTCTGTAGTGCCAG GATTCAGGAAAATGGCTCCCTTATCACCATCCTGGTCATTGCCGGTGTCTTCTGGATCCACCGGCTTATCAAGTTTATCTATAACATTTGCTGCTACTGGGAGATCCACTCCTTCTACCTGCATGCTCTGCGCATCCCTATG TCTGCCCTTCCATATTGCACGTGGCAGGAAGTACAGGCCCGGATCGTGCAGACTCAGAAGGAGCACCAGATCTGCATCCACAAACGTGAGCTGACAGAGCTAGACATCTACCACCGCATCCTCCGTTTCCAGAACTACATGGTGGCACTGGTTAACAAATCCCTCCTGCCTCTGCGCTTCCGCCTGCCTGGCCTTGGGGAGGTCGTCTTCTTCACCCGTGGCCTCAAGTACAACTTTGAGCTGATCCTCTTCTGGGGACCTGGCTCTCTATTTCTCAATGAATGGAGCCTCAAGGCCGAGTACAAACGTGGGGGGCAACGGCTAGAGCTGGCCCAGCGCCTCAGCAACCGCATCTTGTGGATTGGCATTGCCAACTTCCTGCTATGCCCCCTCATCCTCATATGGCAAATCCTCTATGCCTTCTTCAGCTACGCTGAGGTGCTGAAGCGGGAGCCGGGGGCCCTGGGAGCACGTTGCTGGTCACTCTATGGCCGCTGCTACCTCCGCCACTTCAACGAGCTGGAGCATGAGCTGCAGTCCCGCCTGAACCGCGGCTACAAACCTGCCTCCAAGTACATGAATTGCTTCTTGTCACCTCTTTTGACACTGCTGGCCAAGAATGGAGCCTTCTTCGCTGGCTCCATCCTGGCTGTGCTTATTGCCCTCACCATTTATGACGAAGATGTGTTGGCTGTGGAACACGTCCTGACCACCGTCACACTCCTGGGGGTCACCGTGACCGTGTGCAG GTCCTTTATCCCGGACCAGCACATGGTGTTCTGCCCTGAGCAGCTGCTCCGCGTGATCCTCGCTCATATCCACTACATGCCTGACCACTGGCAGGGTAATGCCCACCGCTCGCAGACCCGGGACGAGTTTGCCCAGCTCTTCCAGTACAAGGCA GTGTTCATTTTGGAAGAGTTGCTGAGCCCCATTGTCACACCCCTCATCCTCATCTTCTGCCTGCGCCCCCGGGCCCTGGAGATTATAGACTTCTTCCGAAACTTCACCGTGGAGGTCGTTGGTGTTGGAGATACCTGCTCCTTTGCTCAGATGGATGTTCGCCAGCATGGTCATCCCCAG TGGCTGTCTGCTGGGCAGACAGAGGCCTCCGTGTACCAGCAAGCCGAGGATGGAAAGACAGAGTTGTCACTCATGCACTTTGCCATCACCAACCCTGGCTGGCAGCCACCACGTGAGAGCACAGCTTTCCTAGGCTTCCTCAAGGAGCAGGTTCAGCGGGATGGAGCAGCTGCTAGTCTCGCCCAAGGGGGTCTGCTCCCTGAAAATGCCCTCTTTACGTCTATCCAGTCCTTACAATCTGAGTCTGAG CCACTGAGCCTTATCGCAAATGTGGTAGCTGGCTCATCCTGCCGGGGCCCTCCACTGCCCAGAGACCTGCAGGGCTCCAGGCACAGGGCTGAAGTTGCCTCTGCCCTGCGCTCCTTCTCCCCTCTGCAGTCCGGGCAGGTGCCCACAGGCCGGGCTCCCAGCACCATGACAGGCTCTGG GGTAGATGCCAGGACGGCCAGCTCCGGGAGCAGTGTGTGGGAAGGACAGCTGCAGAGCCTGGTGCTGTCGGAATACGCATCCACAGAGATGAGCCTGCATGCCCTGTATATGCACCAG CTCCACAAGCAGCAAGCCCAGGCTGAACCTGAGCGGCATGTGTGGCACCGCCGGGAAAGTGATGAGAGTGGAGAGAGCGCCCCTGAAGAGGGGGGAGAAGGCGCCCGGGCCCCCCAATCTATCCCTCGCTCTGCCAGCTATCCCTGTGCAGCACCCCGGCCTGGAGCTCCCGAGACCACCGCCCTACACGGGGGCTTCCACAGGCGC